CCGGTCAATCAGGAGGTGCAGTCACTCTCCGGCACCCTGGACGGCACGCTACCGGTGCAACTCTGGTATCAGGAGCAAGGCGCGGTGATTATTGGCGAACTGCGCTACACCAGAAGCGGCAGCGGGCAGCCGATCCAACTGGTGGGGGAAAAAGAGGAGAGTGACGGTGACAACTTCCTCTACCTGTTCGAATCCGCCGACGACGGCCACCAGACGGGCATCTGGCGGATCACGCGCAGTGACCGTGAGCCCTACGAGTACGGCGGCACCTGGGTGCGTGAAGCCAAAGTCGCCAAACCTGAACGGGTGATCCAGCTACAGCCTGAAGAGCGCGAACCCGACTACGAGAAAGCCACTGATGTGGCCCGCGATCAGCGCAGCGGGCATTACCAGATGCGCGATGATTTCCTCGGGCGTGATGGCGACCTCGATGTGCACATCCTGCCTGAACGCGACGCCCAGGGCAGGGAAGTGGCGGAGTTCACTATCCGCCTGAAAACCACCGCAACCGGCCAGGAGATCGTGACTGCACACCACACCGTGCCAATGGAAACCGAGAACCTGATCATCGTGCCTGAGCCGCTGGCGCCGCGTTCAAACGGCCCGTATCACATTCAACTGGTGAGAAACTTCGCGGTGATCAACCACAACGCGGCGCCGGACAATGACCACTTTTTCACCGGCATGTACCGCAAGCAGCCCACTCAACCCTGAGCCGTTCAGCGCAGCTTCTCAAGCATCTGGTAGTACCACATGCCCACCGCCAGCATCGGGTTGCCGAACACATCGCCCAGCGGCACCTTGATGTGTTTGCAGCCGGCAAAGGTGTCGAATTTTTCCAGTGTGCCGGTCAGCGCTTCAGCCATGATTTCACCCATGATGTGGCTGGTGGCGATGCCATGCCCCGAGTAGCCCTGGCAGTACCAGACATTGTCCGAGAGCTTGCCCAGCTGCGGGATGCGGTTCATCACGATGCCCATCGCGCAGCTCCACTGGAACTCGATGTCGACGCCCTTGAGTGCCGGGAACGTGCGCTCGATACACGGGCGCAGCTCCGCGGCGATGTCGCGTGAATCGCGCCCGGAATAGTTGGCGCCGCCACCGAACAGCAAGCGGCCATCGCCGGTCAGGCGGTAGTAATCGAGCACAAACCGGCAGTCGTACACCGCCAGGTCGTTTGGGTTGATCTGCTGCGCCAGTTCGCCCAACGGCGCGGTGGTGACGATGCCGCCCATGGCCGGGAAGATCTTGCCCTTGAGCTGTTGGGGTTCGAGTTTGTGGTACACGTCGCCGGCCAGCAGTACGTGGCGCGCGTCGATGCGGCCAAGGGCGGTGACCACCGCAGGCCGCTCGCCGTGTACGATCTGCAGCACTTCGGTGTTCTCGTAAATCAACGCGCCGAGGCTGTGTGCCGCGCGCGCCTCGCCCAGACAAAGGTTGAGCGGGTGCAGGTGCAGGTTGCGCGTGTTTTTCAGCGCGCCCAGGTACAGCTCGCTGCCCAGATGCCGACGCACACCGGCTTGATCGAGCAGGCTGACCTGATCGCCCATGCCGCGCCGTTGCGCTTCATCGTGAAAGGCGCGCAGTTCGGTCAGGTGCGAGGGCTTCATCGCGGCATGCAAGTGGCCGTGCTTGAGGTCGCAGGCAATCGCGTACTTATTGACGCGTTGCTCGATGATTTGATGCCCGCGCCAGCGCAGGTGCCAGATAAAATCGTCGACCTCAGCGCCCAGGCGGCTGCGCATTTGCGCGCGCATGGCCTCGTCGCCCGACAGGCTGCCGGTGACTTGCCCGCCATTGCGCCCGCTGGCGCCCCAGCCGATGCGATTGCTCTCGACAATCGCGACCTTGAGCCCGCGTTCGGCCAGCTCGACCGCGCTGGCGACGCCGGTAAAGCCGCCGCCGATAATCACCACGTCGACACTGACCTGGCCGTGCAAGGTCGGGTAGTGGGTGGCGTCGTTGAGGCTGGCGGTGTAATACGAGGCGCTGCGCTGGGCAGCACCGGTGACAGGGCGCATGGCTGCGGTCATGGCATGTTCCTTCTGATAAATGAATGCCGGCGAGGCCGGTTCGGATTAATCAGAGGTGTGCATCGGGCGGGCGCGCATGGCGGCAATGCCACAGTGCCCAGAAGGCCAGGATGATATTGAACAGCGGATTTTCGCAGGGACGCGCCTGCACCTTCGGGAAGGAAGGCTGCAGCTGGCGACGGAACACACACAAGCGCGAAATCATGGCTGCCGATGCTCCCATCGCACGCGGATGCGTTCAATCGCCGTTTGTGTACCTTCAGTTATGCCTTTGTTAAACAATCAGGGGTGATTGAGCGCGTTCGCGTAGGCGCTAAACATGTCCGCCATACCCTCGGCGTACGCCTCAATCTCGCTGGTTGTACGCGGGCTGCCGGAAAAATCCTTGCCCACCGAACTGAGCGTGGTCAGGATCAAATCGCATGCCAGTGCGCGCGTCTGTTCAGGCACGTCCGGCAGCAATTCGAGCATGAACGCCTCAAATGCGCGCTGGCCTGCCGCACGTACTTCGACGGCTTCGGGCGCATCGCGGTACAACGGCGCGGCGTCGTTGAGCGCCACGCGCATCTGCGCTTCTTCGCATTCGGAATGGATAAACGCATGCACCAGGGTGCGCAGGCGCTGCAGCGGCGGCAGGTCGGTTTGCTCGAGGATGCTGCGCAGCAACTGCGTGGTTTGCTGCCACTCATCGCTCTGCAGCCGAAACAGAATCGCCGCCTTGTTAGGGAAGTATTGATACACCGAGCCCACACTCACGCCGGCTTTTTCCGCCACCCGCGCGGTGGTGAAACGCGTGGCGCCTTCCTTGGCCAAAACCTGAATAGCCGCCTCCAGGATCGCCGCCACCAGTTCGGTGGAGCGTGCCTGTTGTGGCTGCTTGCGTGAGGAAATACGGGCGGTCTGGCGGGTTGTCATCTGGGGCTCCAGCGGCGGGGCTAACGCGAATAGCGAATGCGACGAATCACTCGCATACTTTAAATGCGACGGATTAGTCGCATCTTAGTCCCAACCTGACGGAAATCAATCATGACGACCCTGACCACCGCGCCATTGGCGCCCCTGATCGAACGCCTCTACGCACAAGCCAACGCAAGCACCAGCCCGATCTTCAACGATATATCCGGCGAAGAGCGCGACCGCCTGATGCACAGCAAAACCGATTACCTTGAGCTCTACACGCTACTCAAGGACCTGTGGCTACCGGTCTCCCGCGACACCGGCAACTTGCTCTACATGCTGGCGCGCAGCAGCAACGCGCGGGCTATCGTTGAATTCGGCACTTCGTTTGGCCTGTCCACCTTGTTCCTGGCCGCCGCACTGCGCGACAACGGCGGCGGTGTGCTGATTGGCAGCGAGTTCGAGCCCGCAAAAATCGCCCTGGCGCGCGAGCATTTCATCCAGGGCGGCGTGAGTGACCTGATCGAAATCCGTGAAGGCGATGCCCTCGTGACGCTGGCCAGCGACTTGCCTGAAGCCGTCGACCTGTTGCTGCTGGACGGCGCCAAGGCCTTGTATGGCGACGTGCTGAACCTGGTTGAAAAACACCTGCGCCCCGGCGCATGGGTGGTGGCCGACAACACCAACTACTGCCCGGAATACCTGGCACATGTGCGCGAGCCTGCGAACGGCTATCTGTCGGTGCCATTTGCCGATGACATAGAACTGTCCATTCGCCTGGGCTGACAGGAGCGACCTTTATGCCTGTATTTGTCACGGGAGCCACCGGGTGCTGTTGAGGGAAACGTTAGCACCGATCGGCAGGCAATTCGGAAAACCCTGAGACTTCCCGGCGAAAATCTTCATAATGGCGGCCAATTTGTTTAGCCCGTTATTCTGGTGTGCCCGCATGGAAATTAAGGTCAACTTTCTCGACAACCTTCGGCTTGAAGCCAAGTTCGATGACTTCACGGTAATTGCCGACCAACCGATTCGCTACAAAGGCGATGGTTCGGCACCGGGTCCGTTCGATTACTTCCTGGCTTCGTCGGCGTTGTGTGCGGCGTACTTTGTGAAGCTGTACTGCGAAACGCGCAATATCCCCACGGAGAATATTCGCCTGTCGCAGAACAACATCGTCGACCCGGAAAACCGCTACAACCAGATCTTCAAGATCCAGGTCGAGTTGCCTGCCGACATCTCCGACAAGGACCGCCAGGGCATCCTGCGTTCCATCGACCGCTGCACCGTGAAGAAAGTCGTGCAGGCCGGGCCCGAGTTCGTGATTGAAGAGGTGGAAAACCTCGACGCCGATGCCCAGGCGCTGTTGATGCCGAATACGACTGGCGAGGCGGGCACCTACATCGCCGGCAAAGACCTGCCGCTGGAGCAGACCATTGCCAATATGTCCGGCATTCTCGCGGGCCTGGGCATGAAGATCGAAATCGCCTCGTGGCGCAATATCGTGCCCAACGTCTGGTCGCTGCATATCCGCGATGCCCACTCGCCGATGTGCTTCACCAACGGCAAGGGCGCGACCAAGGAAGGCGCGCTGGCGTCGGCGTTGGGCGAGTTTATCGAGCGGCTCAACTGCAACTTCTTCTACAACGATCAGTTCTGGGGCGAGGAACTGGCCAACGCGCCGTTCGTGCATTACCCGGATGAGCGCTGGTTCCAGCCGGGCCGCAAAGACGAACTGCCGGCTGAAATCCTCGATGCCTACTGCCTGAAGATCTACAACCGCGACGGCGAGCTGCGTGGCTCGCACCTGTACGACACCAACTCGGGCAATGAAGAACGCGGCATTGTTTCGCTGCCGTTCGTGCGCCAGTCCGACGGCGAAGTGGTGTACTTCCCCTCCAACCTGATCGAAAACCTCTACCTCAGCAACGGCATGAGCGCGGGCAACACTTTGGCGGAAGCCCAGGTGCAGTGCCTGTCGGAGATTTTTGAGCGTGCGGTGAAACGCGAAATCATCGAAGGCGAATTCGCGCTGCCGGACGTGCCGGCTGAAGTGATCGCAAAATACCCCGGCATTCTCGCCGGTATCCAGGGCCTGGAAGCCCAGGGCTTCCCGGTGCTGGTCAAGGACGCGTCCCTGGGCGGTGAATTCCCGGTGATGTGCGTGACCCTGATGAACCCGCGCACCGGCGGCGTATTTGCCTCGTTCGGCGCCCACCCAAGCCTGGAAGTGGCGCTGGAACGCAGCCTCACCGAACTGCTTCAGGGCCGCAGCTTCGAAGGCTTGAACGATTTGCCACAGCCGACCTTCGAAGGCCATGCGGTGACCGAGCCGAACAACTTCGTCGAGCACTTTATCGACTCCAGCGGTGTGGTCTCGTGGCGCTTCTTCAGTGCCCAGTCGGATTACGAATTCGTCGAGTGGGATTTCTCCGGCCACGGCGAAGACTCCAACGCCCAGGAAGCCGCGACCTTGTTCGGCATTCTCGAAGGCATGGGCAAAGAGTCCTACATGGCAGTGTACGAACACCTCGGCGCAACCGCCTGCCGTATCCTGGTGCCGGACTACTCGGAAATCTACCCGGTGGACGACCTGATCTGGGACAACACCAACAAGGCGCTGTTTTTCCGCGCCGATATCCTCAACCTGCACAGTCTCAGCGACGACGAGCTTAAAGCGCTGGCTGAGCGCCTGGTGGAAAGCGAGCTGGACGACTACACCGACATCACCACCTTGATCGGCATCGAATTCGACGACAACACGGCGTGGGGTCAGTTGACCATCCTGGAGTTGAAGCTGCTGATCTACCTCGCCTTGCAGCAATACGAAGAGGCGAAAGAGTGCGTGGAGATGTTCCTGCAGTACAACGACAACACCGCTGAGCGCGGCCTGTTTTATCAGGCGGTGAATGCGGTGTTGGAGATGCACTTGGACGAGGATCTGGAACTCGAGGATTACGAGACCAACTTCCGCCGCATGTTCGGCAACGAGCGGATGGACGCGGTGATTGGTTCGGTGAACGGCACGGTGCGTTTCTATGGCTTGACGCCGACCAGCATGAAGCTGGAAGGCCTGGATCGGCATTTGCGCTTGATCGACAGCTATAAAAAGCTGCACAGCGCACGCGCCAACATCACCTCAGCCTGATACCGATCGTTCCCACGCTCTGCGTGGGAATGTATCCCGTGACGCTCTGCGTCATCCTTTCCAGGCGGGACGCGGAGCGTCCCAGGCGGCGTTCCCACGCGGAGCGTGGGAACGATCAGCTGCACTCGGCGCGTGCCAACATCACTCAGCCTGACATCGATCGTTCCCACGCTCTGCGTGGGAATGTATCCCGTGACGCTCTGCGTCATCCTTTCCAGGCGGGACGCGGAGCGTCCCAGGCGGCGTTCCCACGCGGAGCGTGGGAACGATCAGCTGCACTCGGCGCGTGCCAACATCACCTCAGCCTGACATCGATCGTTCCCACGCTCTGCGTGGGAATGTATCCCGTGACGCTCTGCGTCAGCCTTTCCAGGCGGGACGCGGAGCGTCCCAGGCGGCGTTCCCACGCGGAGCGTGGGAACGATCAGCTGCACTCGGCGCGCGCCAACATCACCTCAGCCTGACATCGATCGTTCCCACGCTCTGCGTGGGAATGTATCCCGTGACGCTCTGCGTCATCCTTTCCAGGCGGGACGCGGAGCGTCCCAGGCGGCATTCCCACGCGGAGCGTGGGAACGATCAGAAAAGCTGCACAGCGCGCGCCAACATCACCTCAGCCTGACATCGATCGTTCCCACGCTCTGCGTGGGAATGTATCCCGTGACGCTCTGCGTCACCCTTTCCAGGCGGGACGCGGAGCGTCCCAGGCGGCATTCCCACGCGGAGCGTGGGAACGATCAGCTGTCAGGGTTAGATCAGCGCCAACGCCTGTGCCAGGTCGGCGCGCAGGTCTTCCACATCCTCAACCCC
The sequence above is a segment of the Pseudomonas sp. R76 genome. Coding sequences within it:
- a CDS encoding O-methyltransferase encodes the protein MTTLTTAPLAPLIERLYAQANASTSPIFNDISGEERDRLMHSKTDYLELYTLLKDLWLPVSRDTGNLLYMLARSSNARAIVEFGTSFGLSTLFLAAALRDNGGGVLIGSEFEPAKIALAREHFIQGGVSDLIEIREGDALVTLASDLPEAVDLLLLDGAKALYGDVLNLVEKHLRPGAWVVADNTNYCPEYLAHVREPANGYLSVPFADDIELSIRLG
- a CDS encoding NAD(P)/FAD-dependent oxidoreductase, which encodes MTAAMRPVTGAAQRSASYYTASLNDATHYPTLHGQVSVDVVIIGGGFTGVASAVELAERGLKVAIVESNRIGWGASGRNGGQVTGSLSGDEAMRAQMRSRLGAEVDDFIWHLRWRGHQIIEQRVNKYAIACDLKHGHLHAAMKPSHLTELRAFHDEAQRRGMGDQVSLLDQAGVRRHLGSELYLGALKNTRNLHLHPLNLCLGEARAAHSLGALIYENTEVLQIVHGERPAVVTALGRIDARHVLLAGDVYHKLEPQQLKGKIFPAMGGIVTTAPLGELAQQINPNDLAVYDCRFVLDYYRLTGDGRLLFGGGANYSGRDSRDIAAELRPCIERTFPALKGVDIEFQWSCAMGIVMNRIPQLGKLSDNVWYCQGYSGHGIATSHIMGEIMAEALTGTLEKFDTFAGCKHIKVPLGDVFGNPMLAVGMWYYQMLEKLR
- a CDS encoding XAC2610-related protein; translated protein: MRSLFNGVLISLALTATAIAEPRSVSVNDPSGQYLVDVLFPEVPEDPGELVPALITVRDKNTLETLQQLHSPAANVPVDQNGKIDNWLLGPFSLLYFADFDLDGRQDLAIRNGNDPTQRYKPMFDVYLQEPHTQRWVLNAPLTKLAWETSSGMFSLSPFEGTLLSQVDRGCCWTRSTQWQMRNGELKRLSAYTQEEVPATEFGENSSMPRGYLLRTTGGWKDGQWHEQPSLEGPVNQEVQSLSGTLDGTLPVQLWYQEQGAVIIGELRYTRSGSGQPIQLVGEKEESDGDNFLYLFESADDGHQTGIWRITRSDREPYEYGGTWVREAKVAKPERVIQLQPEEREPDYEKATDVARDQRSGHYQMRDDFLGRDGDLDVHILPERDAQGREVAEFTIRLKTTATGQEIVTAHHTVPMETENLIIVPEPLAPRSNGPYHIQLVRNFAVINHNAAPDNDHFFTGMYRKQPTQP
- a CDS encoding OsmC domain/YcaO domain-containing protein, which encodes MEIKVNFLDNLRLEAKFDDFTVIADQPIRYKGDGSAPGPFDYFLASSALCAAYFVKLYCETRNIPTENIRLSQNNIVDPENRYNQIFKIQVELPADISDKDRQGILRSIDRCTVKKVVQAGPEFVIEEVENLDADAQALLMPNTTGEAGTYIAGKDLPLEQTIANMSGILAGLGMKIEIASWRNIVPNVWSLHIRDAHSPMCFTNGKGATKEGALASALGEFIERLNCNFFYNDQFWGEELANAPFVHYPDERWFQPGRKDELPAEILDAYCLKIYNRDGELRGSHLYDTNSGNEERGIVSLPFVRQSDGEVVYFPSNLIENLYLSNGMSAGNTLAEAQVQCLSEIFERAVKREIIEGEFALPDVPAEVIAKYPGILAGIQGLEAQGFPVLVKDASLGGEFPVMCVTLMNPRTGGVFASFGAHPSLEVALERSLTELLQGRSFEGLNDLPQPTFEGHAVTEPNNFVEHFIDSSGVVSWRFFSAQSDYEFVEWDFSGHGEDSNAQEAATLFGILEGMGKESYMAVYEHLGATACRILVPDYSEIYPVDDLIWDNTNKALFFRADILNLHSLSDDELKALAERLVESELDDYTDITTLIGIEFDDNTAWGQLTILELKLLIYLALQQYEEAKECVEMFLQYNDNTAERGLFYQAVNAVLEMHLDEDLELEDYETNFRRMFGNERMDAVIGSVNGTVRFYGLTPTSMKLEGLDRHLRLIDSYKKLHSARANITSA
- a CDS encoding TetR family transcriptional regulator, encoding MTTRQTARISSRKQPQQARSTELVAAILEAAIQVLAKEGATRFTTARVAEKAGVSVGSVYQYFPNKAAILFRLQSDEWQQTTQLLRSILEQTDLPPLQRLRTLVHAFIHSECEEAQMRVALNDAAPLYRDAPEAVEVRAAGQRAFEAFMLELLPDVPEQTRALACDLILTTLSSVGKDFSGSPRTTSEIEAYAEGMADMFSAYANALNHP